A genomic window from Methylobacterium nodulans ORS 2060 includes:
- a CDS encoding pyridoxamine 5'-phosphate oxidase family protein — protein sequence MEGLGHRVIRDHLIEQHQSFYPQLPFVVLGAVDASGAVWATLRAGKPGFLHAPDPFHLRVEAARDPTDPADAGINDGAAVALLGIELATRRRNRLNGTVRDSGPDGFAIEVEESYGNCPRYIQPRRSTFVPDSGVIAAAPAVSSHLDDRAQEIIAGADTFFVATYVERDGGHRQVDVSHRGGRPGFVRIGSDGVLTIPDFSGNRFFNTLGNMVVNPRAGLVFVDFATGNLLQMTGQAEVILEAPEVAAFEGAERLWRFRPETIVFRAKTLPLRFSLVKG from the coding sequence ATGGAGGGGCTCGGTCATCGGGTGATCCGCGATCACCTGATCGAGCAGCACCAGAGCTTCTATCCGCAACTCCCGTTCGTGGTGCTGGGGGCAGTGGATGCGAGTGGCGCTGTGTGGGCAACGCTGCGAGCCGGCAAGCCAGGCTTCCTCCATGCGCCCGACCCGTTCCACCTCCGAGTGGAGGCGGCGCGCGATCCCACCGATCCTGCCGATGCTGGCATAAACGACGGTGCGGCGGTCGCGCTGCTTGGCATTGAACTCGCGACGCGGCGCCGAAACCGTCTGAACGGAACGGTCCGAGATAGCGGACCCGACGGGTTCGCGATCGAGGTCGAGGAGAGCTACGGCAACTGCCCGCGATACATCCAGCCACGCCGCAGCACCTTCGTGCCCGACTCAGGGGTTATTGCGGCAGCCCCTGCGGTGTCGAGCCACCTCGACGATCGCGCCCAAGAGATCATCGCGGGGGCCGATACCTTCTTCGTCGCCACCTACGTGGAACGGGACGGCGGGCATCGGCAGGTCGATGTCTCGCACCGTGGTGGTCGTCCCGGCTTCGTACGGATCGGCAGTGACGGCGTCCTCACGATCCCAGACTTCTCCGGCAACCGGTTCTTCAACACGCTCGGGAACATGGTGGTGAACCCGCGCGCCGGGCTCGTCTTTGTGGACTTCGCGACCGGCAACCTTCTGCAGATGACAGGCCAGGCAGAGGTCATCCTAGAAGCGCCTGAGGTTGCGGCCTTTGAGGGCGCCGAGCGCCTGTGGCGGTTCCGGCCGGAGACGATCGTGTTCCGCGCCAAGACCCTTCCGCTGCGCTTCTCGCTCGTCAAGGGGTAG
- a CDS encoding glutathione S-transferase family protein → MKLYHRSLSGHAHRARLFLSLVGAPCEIVEVDLAKGEHKSPDFLKLNPFGQVPVLEDEGTVIPDSNAILVYMAKKLGRTDWLPDDPVGAACVQRWLSVAAGQIAFGPAAARLITVFGAAFNADEVIARAHAILKLIDAELAARSWIAADRPTIADVALYSYIAAAPEGNVDLSPYANIRAWLGRIEALPGFTPFTKTAAGLNAVA, encoded by the coding sequence GTGAAGCTCTACCACCGCTCGCTATCCGGGCACGCCCACCGGGCGCGCCTGTTCCTCTCCCTCGTCGGCGCACCTTGCGAGATCGTCGAGGTGGATCTCGCCAAGGGCGAGCACAAATCGCCGGATTTCCTGAAGCTTAACCCATTCGGCCAAGTGCCCGTCCTCGAAGACGAAGGGACGGTCATCCCGGACTCGAACGCCATCCTGGTCTATATGGCAAAGAAGCTCGGCCGTACCGACTGGCTGCCCGACGATCCGGTCGGGGCGGCATGCGTGCAGCGCTGGCTGTCGGTTGCGGCTGGTCAGATCGCCTTCGGCCCGGCTGCCGCCCGCTTGATCACCGTGTTCGGCGCTGCCTTCAACGCCGATGAGGTGATCGCCCGCGCCCACGCGATCCTCAAGCTCATCGATGCCGAACTCGCCGCGCGTTCCTGGATCGCCGCCGACCGCCCAACCATCGCGGACGTCGCGCTCTACAGCTACATTGCTGCGGCGCCTGAAGGAAACGTCGACCTGTCTCCTTACGCAAACATCCGCGCTTGGCTCGGCCGCATCGAGGCACTGCCCGGTTTCACGCCCTTCACGAAGACGGCAGCCGGTCTGAACGCAGTCGCCTGA
- the eat gene encoding ethanolamine permease, with protein MSGTDVKLHKGLNAFHLWGIAVGLVISGEYFGWSYGWAQAGTLGFLVTTLAVALMYVTFIFSFTELTTAIPQAGGPFAYALRAFGDAGGAVAGFATLVEFVFAPPAIALAIGAYLNVQYPSLDPKHAALGAYLVFMALNIIGVQIAATFELVVTILAVGELLIFMNVVAPAFSVSNFTAGGWAGQDTFGPAAIGGIFAAIPFAIWFFLAIEGVAMAAEEAKDPKRTIPVAYITGVLTLTALAFGVMLFAGGAGDWRVLSNLNDPLPQAMKRVVGDSSGWLHMLVWLGLFGLVASFHGIIMGYGRQIFALARAGFLPHVFARLHPRFQTPHLATLAGGAVGIAAIYSDNLVSIAGQSLTASIVTMAVFGALTMYIVSMAALFRLRRTEPNLARPYRAPLYPYAPAFALILATVCFLALVVYNPLIFIFFFIIMALAVAASLIARQSGEDKLADGSASL; from the coding sequence ATGTCTGGCACCGACGTCAAGTTACACAAGGGTCTTAACGCGTTCCATCTTTGGGGAATTGCTGTTGGCTTGGTAATTTCAGGCGAGTATTTCGGCTGGAGCTACGGCTGGGCCCAGGCTGGCACCCTGGGCTTTCTTGTGACTACTCTGGCAGTGGCGTTGATGTACGTCACCTTTATCTTCAGCTTCACCGAGCTCACGACGGCGATCCCGCAAGCGGGCGGCCCCTTTGCATATGCCCTGCGTGCGTTTGGCGATGCCGGTGGCGCCGTCGCGGGATTTGCGACACTGGTCGAGTTCGTGTTCGCGCCACCGGCGATTGCGCTCGCCATTGGCGCCTATCTGAACGTGCAGTATCCAAGCCTTGACCCCAAGCACGCTGCGCTGGGCGCCTATCTTGTCTTCATGGCGCTCAACATCATTGGAGTGCAAATCGCCGCGACTTTCGAGTTGGTGGTGACGATCCTAGCGGTCGGAGAGCTCCTCATCTTCATGAACGTCGTCGCACCCGCTTTCAGTGTCTCCAACTTCACCGCTGGTGGTTGGGCCGGGCAGGACACCTTCGGCCCAGCCGCAATCGGCGGGATATTTGCGGCAATTCCCTTTGCGATCTGGTTCTTTCTCGCCATCGAAGGTGTCGCTATGGCGGCCGAGGAGGCGAAAGATCCCAAGCGGACGATCCCGGTAGCATATATCACGGGCGTCCTGACCCTGACCGCACTTGCGTTCGGCGTCATGCTGTTCGCCGGAGGCGCCGGAGACTGGCGTGTGCTGAGCAACCTCAATGACCCGCTACCACAGGCGATGAAGCGCGTCGTCGGCGATTCGAGTGGTTGGCTGCATATGCTGGTCTGGCTCGGCCTGTTCGGCCTTGTCGCCTCCTTCCACGGCATCATTATGGGGTATGGACGCCAGATCTTCGCTCTTGCCCGGGCTGGCTTTCTACCCCACGTCTTCGCCCGGCTGCATCCGCGCTTCCAGACGCCGCATCTCGCGACCCTAGCCGGCGGCGCGGTCGGCATCGCAGCGATCTACAGCGATAATCTCGTCAGCATCGCCGGCCAGTCGCTCACCGCCAGCATCGTGACGATGGCGGTCTTCGGCGCCCTGACGATGTACATCGTCAGCATGGCCGCACTGTTCCGGCTCCGCCGCACCGAACCGAACCTCGCCCGGCCCTACCGGGCGCCTCTCTATCCTTATGCCCCAGCCTTCGCACTCATTCTTGCCACAGTCTGTTTCCTCGCCTTGGTGGTTTACAATCCGCTGATCTTCATCTTTTTCTTCATCATCATGGCGCTGGCCGTGGCTGCGAGTCTAATCGCGCGTCAAAGCGGAGAAGATAAACTCGCCGATGGCAGCGCATCTCTGTGA
- a CDS encoding aminotransferase class V-fold PLP-dependent enzyme yields the protein MTASRTDSLDLTAVRRDTPGVLHRIHLNNAGAALMPAPVLQAVTDYLGRESEIGGYEAAAEQAGQLDDVYNSIAKLVGGHRDEIAVTENATVAWQRAFYAMDFQPGDRILTTSAEFAANYIAFLQIAKRFDVTVDVIPNDDAGALDPTALERMIDGKVRLIAITWIPTNGGLVNPAVEVGKIANAHGIPYLLDACQAVGQMPVDVDTLGCDMLTATGRKFLRAPRGTGFLYIRKTLLDRTEPAMLDLFGAKVVELGDYELRPDARRFETWETNYSTRLGLRAAVDYALAIGLEAIEDRCRRLADLLRAHLAAIPGLQLRDLGSRRSAIISFTLDGVEAALVMQQLKEKQINVSVSPPSSTPIDASARHLPPVVRVSPHYYNSEDEVETFVAAVRACAQDVT from the coding sequence ATGACCGCATCAAGGACCGACAGTCTCGATCTCACGGCTGTGCGACGTGACACCCCGGGGGTTTTGCACCGCATTCACCTCAACAATGCCGGCGCTGCTCTGATGCCAGCCCCGGTGTTGCAGGCTGTCACGGACTATCTCGGGCGAGAGTCCGAAATCGGCGGTTACGAGGCGGCGGCTGAGCAGGCCGGTCAGCTTGATGACGTCTATAACAGCATCGCGAAGCTCGTCGGCGGCCATCGTGATGAGATCGCTGTCACTGAAAATGCGACGGTCGCCTGGCAACGCGCCTTCTACGCGATGGACTTCCAGCCGGGTGACCGCATCCTGACGACGAGCGCTGAGTTTGCCGCCAATTACATCGCGTTCCTGCAAATCGCGAAAAGGTTCGACGTCACTGTTGATGTCATTCCGAACGATGATGCCGGCGCACTGGATCCTACTGCTCTTGAAAGGATGATCGACGGCAAGGTTCGCCTCATCGCCATCACCTGGATCCCCACAAACGGTGGTCTGGTCAATCCAGCCGTCGAAGTCGGAAAAATCGCGAACGCGCACGGCATCCCTTATCTGCTCGATGCGTGCCAGGCGGTCGGCCAGATGCCTGTCGATGTTGATACCCTGGGGTGCGACATGCTGACGGCCACCGGCCGCAAGTTCCTGCGCGCCCCTCGTGGCACCGGATTTCTCTATATCCGCAAGACACTGCTTGATCGGACCGAGCCCGCGATGCTCGACCTGTTCGGCGCCAAGGTCGTTGAGCTTGGCGATTACGAACTTCGTCCCGACGCGCGCCGGTTCGAGACCTGGGAAACCAATTACTCAACCCGCCTGGGGTTGCGCGCCGCGGTCGATTACGCGCTCGCCATCGGACTTGAAGCGATTGAGGACCGATGCCGCAGGCTCGCCGACCTCCTGCGCGCTCACCTCGCGGCGATACCGGGCCTGCAGCTGCGCGATCTAGGCAGCAGGCGATCGGCCATCATCTCGTTCACGCTCGATGGTGTTGAGGCCGCGCTGGTCATGCAACAGCTCAAAGAGAAACAGATCAACGTCTCGGTTTCGCCGCCATCAAGCACACCGATTGACGCCTCGGCCCGACATCTACCCCCCGTTGTGAGAGTTTCGCCTCACTATTATAATTCCGAAGATGAAGTCGAAACGTTCGTTGCTGCGGTCAGAGCGTGCGCCCAAGACGTTACGTGA
- a CDS encoding DUF485 domain-containing protein produces MRTEPIHLRTADAQNVSLGAILTTILILVYFGFVAMGAFAPALLAEPVVSGGTVTWAFAYGLFVIVLGVVLTGLYVLVVNRAEARRAGE; encoded by the coding sequence ATGCGCACAGAGCCAATACACCTGCGCACTGCTGACGCGCAGAACGTTTCTTTGGGTGCCATCCTCACCACCATCCTCATTCTGGTTTACTTCGGCTTCGTCGCCATGGGCGCCTTCGCCCCGGCCCTGCTCGCCGAACCGGTGGTGAGCGGCGGCACGGTGACCTGGGCATTCGCCTACGGCCTGTTCGTCATCGTGCTCGGGGTCGTGCTGACGGGCCTGTACGTGCTGGTGGTCAACCGCGCTGAAGCGCGCCGGGCGGGGGAGTGA
- a CDS encoding HAD family hydrolase has protein sequence MTNAPRQTSVRRRGFLGGLMLATTAAGAAMTTARATGQADEKVGLDRAKWAPRNHAAVSRLIAEHGNTSPNYNPGRRPYAVFDWDNTSIMNDCQEALLMYQINTLSFKLTPAEFAEIIRQNVPPGKFSDDYKNAAGTTVDLDAICADLDADYMWLHGAYKGLSGSQPLADIVKTAHFEDFRAKLYFLYEAVNDTHGVDIGYPWVIYLLTNMTVPDVSRLAEASNDAALGAALVRTKYTSPVDRAGRAGVVSVSHFHGIRLCTEVGGLMDTLQRNGIDVYVSTASLEDVVAVFATFPKYGYNIQRSHVLGLRLEQEGDVFKNAYRKGWPLNWGPGKTAVIKRELVSKKGYGPILVAGDSDGDYDMLRDFADTRVGLIVNRMKKGKIGELSKAAADTLHAEAPRFLLQGRQETTGNWRPQESSIKYGKTEPQLLA, from the coding sequence ATGACCAACGCCCCTCGACAAACCTCCGTGAGACGCCGAGGCTTCCTGGGCGGCCTAATGCTGGCGACGACGGCAGCCGGAGCCGCAATGACGACCGCCCGAGCCACAGGGCAGGCCGATGAAAAGGTCGGACTTGATCGGGCGAAGTGGGCGCCCCGCAACCATGCTGCCGTGTCGCGGCTGATCGCGGAGCACGGTAACACTTCACCAAACTACAATCCCGGTCGCCGGCCCTATGCAGTGTTCGACTGGGACAACACCAGCATCATGAATGACTGCCAGGAAGCGCTGTTGATGTATCAGATCAACACGCTGTCCTTCAAGCTCACTCCAGCCGAATTCGCTGAGATTATTCGCCAGAACGTCCCGCCAGGAAAATTTTCTGACGATTACAAGAACGCCGCCGGCACGACCGTCGACCTCGATGCGATCTGTGCCGACCTCGATGCAGATTACATGTGGTTGCACGGAGCCTACAAGGGGTTGTCCGGATCCCAACCGCTCGCTGACATTGTTAAAACGGCGCATTTCGAAGATTTTAGAGCCAAGCTGTACTTTCTATACGAGGCAGTCAACGATACTCATGGCGTTGACATCGGCTATCCATGGGTGATATACCTGCTCACTAACATGACTGTGCCGGACGTGTCACGTCTCGCCGAAGCTTCCAACGACGCCGCGCTGGGGGCAGCACTAGTGCGGACAAAGTACACCAGCCCGGTCGACCGGGCCGGCAGAGCCGGTGTCGTGAGCGTCAGCCATTTCCACGGCATCCGGCTGTGCACTGAGGTGGGTGGGCTGATGGATACACTCCAACGCAATGGCATCGATGTCTACGTTAGCACCGCATCGTTAGAAGATGTAGTGGCTGTATTTGCAACATTTCCGAAATATGGATACAATATTCAGCGGAGCCATGTTCTCGGATTACGTTTAGAGCAAGAAGGAGATGTTTTTAAAAATGCTTATCGCAAAGGATGGCCATTGAATTGGGGGCCAGGAAAGACCGCCGTCATCAAGCGGGAATTGGTGTCCAAGAAAGGCTATGGTCCGATCCTTGTTGCGGGCGATAGTGATGGAGATTACGACATGTTGCGCGACTTTGCGGATACACGGGTTGGCCTCATTGTCAACCGGATGAAGAAGGGCAAAATCGGCGAACTGTCCAAGGCTGCCGCTGATACTCTCCATGCGGAGGCACCCCGCTTTCTGCTTCAGGGCCGGCAGGAAACAACTGGGAATTGGCGACCGCAAGAAAGTAGCATCAAGTACGGCAAGACGGAGCCTCAGTTGCTTGCGTAA
- a CDS encoding tautomerase family protein, with product MPVLRFDLVGGRSPEELQVLLDAAHDAMLEAFQVTPGDRYQIVHEHPAAHLVVEDTGLGIPRTDKRVVLQVTTRPRSREMKETFYRLLCENLQARCGISPTDVVVSMVSNTDDDWSFGHGRAQFLTGEL from the coding sequence ATGCCCGTTCTTCGCTTTGATCTTGTCGGAGGCCGCAGCCCCGAGGAGCTGCAAGTGCTCCTCGATGCTGCCCACGATGCCATGCTGGAGGCGTTTCAGGTCACGCCCGGCGATCGCTACCAGATCGTGCACGAGCACCCGGCCGCGCACCTGGTCGTGGAGGACACCGGCCTCGGCATTCCCCGGACCGACAAGCGGGTCGTGCTGCAGGTGACCACCCGGCCGCGCAGCCGGGAGATGAAGGAAACCTTCTACCGGCTGCTCTGTGAGAACCTGCAGGCCCGCTGCGGGATCTCCCCCACGGACGTGGTCGTCTCGATGGTCAGCAACACCGACGACGACTGGTCGTTCGGCCACGGGCGTGCCCAGTTCCTGACCGGCGAACTCTGA
- a CDS encoding LysR family transcriptional regulator, translating into MNSTDLMFFAAVAEAGGIGRAATILNTVQSNVTGRIRALEQALHTPLFYRGTRGVTLTRAGERLLPYATQVARLLADAEQAVLSDETPRGPLRLGSMETTAALRLPKLLTAYASCYPEVDIELELGPTEALIASVLERKIEAAFVSGPVSQDDLATLPVLEEELVLVAGAKIRSHDDVIAMLASKREARVLVFKTGCSYRLRLEGILAAHGLVHVRRMEFGTLDGIIGCVEAGMGVSLLPRVVAAPMQRTGRVSIHALPEDAGSAQTLLVYRKDSLLTAAFERFLDHTFKVFDLLPRDAAPASEHVLSCPTS; encoded by the coding sequence ATGAACAGCACCGACCTGATGTTTTTCGCGGCAGTGGCCGAAGCGGGCGGGATCGGCCGGGCGGCAACCATCCTCAACACCGTGCAGTCCAACGTGACCGGGCGTATCCGGGCGCTGGAGCAGGCGCTGCACACCCCGCTGTTCTACCGGGGCACCCGCGGGGTGACCCTGACCCGGGCGGGTGAGCGGCTGTTGCCCTACGCGACACAGGTGGCGCGCCTGCTGGCCGATGCCGAGCAGGCGGTCCTCTCCGACGAAACCCCCCGCGGCCCCCTGCGCCTCGGCTCCATGGAAACCACCGCGGCCCTGCGCTTGCCCAAGCTGCTGACAGCCTATGCCAGCTGCTACCCCGAAGTGGACATCGAGCTGGAGTTGGGACCGACCGAGGCGCTGATCGCGTCTGTGCTGGAGCGGAAGATCGAAGCGGCCTTCGTCTCGGGACCGGTCAGCCAGGACGACCTGGCGACCCTCCCCGTGCTGGAGGAAGAGCTGGTGCTCGTGGCCGGAGCAAAGATCCGGAGTCATGACGACGTGATCGCCATGCTGGCGAGCAAGCGGGAAGCACGTGTGCTCGTGTTCAAGACCGGCTGCTCCTACCGCCTGCGCCTGGAGGGAATTCTCGCGGCGCATGGGCTGGTGCACGTCCGCCGGATGGAGTTCGGCACGCTGGACGGGATCATCGGCTGCGTCGAAGCCGGAATGGGCGTGTCGCTGCTCCCGCGGGTTGTCGCCGCGCCGATGCAGCGGACCGGACGCGTCTCCATCCATGCCCTCCCCGAGGACGCGGGAAGCGCGCAGACGTTGCTGGTCTACCGGAAGGACAGCCTGCTCACGGCGGCGTTCGAGAGGTTCCTGGATCACACATTCAAGGTGTTCGATCTGCTGCCCCGGGATGCTGCTCCGGCCAGCGAACACGTGCTGAGTTGCCCGACCAGCTGA
- a CDS encoding NAD(P)H-dependent flavin oxidoreductase, whose translation MALRTRLTDFFGIRHPIVLAPMDPAAGGALAAAVSAAGGLGLIGGGYGDREILEAEFAKAGNQRVGCGFITWSMAKSPELLDLALARKPAAMMLSFSDPAPFAEKVHAAGVPLICQVHNLDHARRALDVGASVLVAQGTDAGGHGLTTRGTITLVPSVVDLVARTRPEALVLAAGGIADGRGIAAALMLGADGALLGTRFWATQEALIHPAAKDRVVAATGDETVRTSVYDIVRNRPWPAEYTGRLMRNRFIETWHGREDELRGLAAGEREKVEAADRSGDYDVSNVTVGEAIGLVQDLPPAGELVARLAAETEARLTGVMRAVVV comes from the coding sequence ATGGCGCTGCGCACCCGGCTGACTGACTTCTTCGGGATCAGACATCCCATCGTGCTGGCACCGATGGACCCCGCCGCGGGCGGTGCCCTGGCCGCGGCGGTGAGCGCCGCGGGTGGACTGGGTCTCATCGGCGGCGGCTACGGCGACCGCGAGATCCTCGAGGCCGAGTTCGCCAAGGCCGGTAATCAGCGGGTCGGCTGCGGCTTCATCACCTGGTCGATGGCGAAGAGCCCGGAGCTGCTGGATCTGGCGCTCGCGCGCAAGCCTGCGGCCATGATGCTTTCGTTCTCCGATCCGGCGCCGTTCGCCGAGAAGGTTCATGCGGCCGGCGTTCCGCTGATCTGTCAGGTTCACAACCTCGACCATGCGCGGCGCGCCCTTGACGTCGGCGCGTCCGTGCTCGTGGCCCAGGGCACCGATGCCGGCGGCCATGGCCTGACCACCCGCGGCACGATCACCCTTGTCCCGAGCGTCGTGGACCTGGTGGCCCGCACGCGGCCGGAGGCGCTGGTGCTGGCTGCCGGCGGCATCGCCGATGGCCGGGGCATTGCTGCGGCGCTGATGCTCGGCGCAGACGGCGCGCTCCTCGGCACCCGGTTCTGGGCAACACAGGAAGCCCTGATCCACCCGGCCGCCAAGGACCGTGTGGTCGCCGCCACCGGTGATGAGACGGTGCGCACCTCCGTCTATGACATCGTCCGCAACCGGCCCTGGCCGGCCGAGTACACCGGCCGGCTGATGCGCAACAGGTTCATCGAGACCTGGCACGGGCGCGAGGACGAGCTGCGCGGTCTCGCGGCCGGGGAGCGCGAGAAGGTCGAGGCCGCCGACCGGAGCGGTGACTACGACGTCTCGAACGTGACCGTGGGCGAAGCCATCGGGCTCGTCCAGGACCTGCCGCCGGCCGGCGAGCTCGTGGCGCGCCTCGCGGCGGAGACGGAAGCGCGGCTGACCGGCGTCATGCGGGCGGTTGTCGTCTGA
- a CDS encoding LysR family transcriptional regulator, whose protein sequence is MDRWQAMRIFVRVADSGGFSGAARQLNMSPPAVTRAVAALEDLIGTRLLTRTTRSVKLTEAGGRYLEDCRRILADIEEAEAAAAGSYATPSGLLTVTAPVQFGRIYVLPVITEYLSRYSAVTARALFVDRVINMVEEGADVGVRIGHLADSGLTATRVGTVRRVVCAAPSYLDRYGAPKEPRDLHDHAVIGSTSVGGLAEWRFGGGRRTAVTVRPRLICTTIDAALAAAIDGHGIVRLLSYQVAPALAEGRLRTVFDDQEEEAMPIHVVSSDGRRAPAKVRAFIDLAVQRLRANPMINADNP, encoded by the coding sequence ATGGATCGCTGGCAGGCAATGAGGATCTTTGTGCGGGTGGCCGATAGCGGCGGCTTTTCTGGAGCCGCGCGTCAGCTCAACATGAGCCCGCCCGCGGTGACCCGCGCGGTCGCGGCACTCGAGGATCTGATCGGGACCCGCCTGCTGACGCGCACAACGCGGTCGGTGAAGCTCACGGAGGCGGGCGGTCGCTACCTGGAGGATTGCCGCCGCATCCTTGCAGACATCGAGGAGGCGGAAGCCGCCGCAGCGGGATCTTACGCGACGCCCTCCGGCCTGCTGACAGTCACCGCTCCGGTCCAGTTCGGTCGCATCTACGTGCTACCCGTCATCACCGAGTATCTCTCGCGCTACTCCGCTGTCACGGCACGCGCGCTGTTCGTCGACCGGGTGATCAACATGGTCGAGGAAGGCGCGGATGTCGGAGTACGAATCGGGCACCTGGCCGATTCAGGTCTGACGGCCACCCGGGTCGGCACAGTCCGTCGGGTCGTCTGCGCCGCACCGAGCTATCTCGATCGGTATGGGGCACCGAAAGAACCTCGCGATTTGCACGATCACGCCGTCATCGGCTCAACGAGCGTCGGAGGCTTGGCCGAGTGGCGGTTCGGTGGTGGGAGGCGGACAGCTGTGACGGTTCGTCCTCGGCTGATCTGCACCACGATCGATGCGGCGCTCGCGGCCGCGATCGACGGACACGGGATCGTGCGCCTTCTATCTTACCAAGTCGCGCCCGCCTTGGCCGAAGGCCGTCTCCGGACCGTGTTTGACGATCAAGAGGAGGAGGCGATGCCGATCCATGTCGTGAGTTCCGATGGCAGGCGGGCGCCAGCCAAAGTGCGCGCGTTCATCGATCTGGCCGTGCAGCGGCTCCGCGCCAATCCGATGATCAACGCAGATAATCCGTAG
- a CDS encoding IS1182-like element ISMno38 family transposase, whose protein sequence is MAKVFRSWDVDQGWLLPPSLHEFVPPGHMAHFVRDTVREALDLSAILDTYTEERGYPPYHPGMMVALLLYGYSRGLYSSRQLARACEERVDFMAVTGLNRPDFRTIADFRKRHLTALSDLFVQVLRLCRAAGLVGFAHVAVDGTKLKANASRHKAMSYGRMKAAESTLAAEVEAWLDQAREADAAEDRAHGTDHRGDETPAWMADKQRRLETIRAAKAALEAEAADPPDPEDEDGPGASSGMRWQGRPLRGEDGGPPDRAQRNFTDPDSRILPTRDGFVQGYNGQIAVDAAHQVIVAHRLVTNPADSRALVPLVDGVCTHLGRKPREVSGDAGFATEANLAALQERRITAYLAPGRARHGEADAAGRRRLTKMPLMSAMAVRLKRAGRRSRYRLRKQVVEPVFGQIKQARGFRQFLLRGLDQVRGEWAMICTAHNLLKLAQAAR, encoded by the coding sequence ATGGCCAAGGTGTTTCGCTCCTGGGACGTCGATCAGGGCTGGCTGCTGCCACCCTCGCTGCATGAGTTCGTGCCGCCCGGGCACATGGCGCACTTCGTGCGCGATACGGTGCGCGAGGCGCTCGACCTCTCAGCCATTCTCGACACCTACACCGAGGAGCGCGGCTACCCGCCCTACCATCCCGGCATGATGGTGGCCCTGCTCCTCTACGGCTACAGCCGCGGTCTGTACTCGTCGCGTCAGCTCGCCCGCGCCTGCGAGGAGCGGGTTGACTTCATGGCCGTGACCGGCCTGAACCGGCCCGACTTCCGCACCATCGCTGACTTCCGCAAGCGGCATCTGACGGCGCTCTCGGACCTGTTCGTGCAGGTGCTGCGGCTGTGCCGGGCGGCCGGGCTGGTCGGCTTTGCCCACGTGGCGGTGGACGGCACCAAGCTGAAGGCCAACGCCTCGCGCCACAAGGCGATGAGCTACGGCCGGATGAAGGCGGCCGAGTCGACGCTGGCCGCCGAGGTCGAGGCTTGGCTGGATCAAGCGCGCGAGGCCGACGCGGCGGAGGATCGGGCTCATGGGACCGACCATCGTGGCGACGAGACACCGGCCTGGATGGCCGACAAGCAGCGGCGGCTGGAGACGATCCGCGCCGCCAAGGCCGCGTTGGAGGCAGAGGCTGCCGATCCGCCCGATCCGGAGGACGAGGACGGGCCGGGGGCCTCGTCGGGCATGCGCTGGCAAGGTCGGCCCTTGCGGGGCGAGGACGGCGGTCCGCCCGACCGGGCGCAGCGCAACTTCACCGACCCGGACAGCCGCATCCTGCCCACGCGCGACGGGTTCGTGCAGGGCTACAACGGCCAGATTGCGGTTGATGCGGCCCATCAGGTGATCGTCGCGCATCGGCTCGTGACGAACCCCGCCGACTCGCGCGCTCTCGTGCCGCTCGTCGACGGCGTCTGCACCCATCTCGGGCGCAAGCCGCGGGAGGTCTCCGGAGATGCCGGCTTTGCCACCGAGGCGAACCTGGCCGCGCTGCAGGAGCGACGGATCACAGCCTATCTCGCTCCGGGCCGTGCCCGTCACGGCGAGGCGGATGCAGCAGGTCGCCGGAGGCTGACGAAGATGCCCCTGATGAGCGCGATGGCCGTCCGCCTGAAGCGGGCTGGGCGCCGGAGCCGTTACCGTCTCAGGAAGCAGGTCGTCGAGCCGGTGTTCGGGCAGATCAAGCAGGCCAGAGGCTTCCGACAGTTCCTGCTACGTGGGCTCGATCAGGTCCGCGGCGAGTGGGCGATGATCTGCACCGCCCATAACCTCCTGAAGCTGGCGCAGGCCGCGCGCTGA